Proteins encoded within one genomic window of Oncorhynchus tshawytscha isolate Ot180627B linkage group LG02, Otsh_v2.0, whole genome shotgun sequence:
- the add3a gene encoding adducin 3 (gamma) a isoform X1, with protein sequence MSAGGHHAVVTTPPTPSGGGGPGGPKERYFDRIDPNDPEYLRERNMSPDLRQDFNMMEQKKRVTQILQSPAFKDELEGLIEEQKKKGNNPTGLLALRQIADFFMSSSVAGFSTSPLSLGMVTPINDMYGVESTTLVKGEKHTRCKLASLYRLVDLFSWAHFASSYITVRVSKEQDHILIIPRGLSFAEASASNLVKLNIIGDVIDQGSTNLRVDPSGFSPHAAIYSIRPDARCCVHVHTPATAAVSSMKCGILPISQEALILGDIAYYNYQGSLDDQEERLALQKALGPSAKVLVLRNHGVVALGETIEEAFHYIYNAQYACEIQVNAVSCAGSVDNLIVLDAEKYKSRTHAVGDAGSVNMGSPHKWKVGELEFESLMRMLDNLGYRTGYAYRHPIVREKPRHKSDVEIPATVTAFMLDEEEGAARLPFKFLQQRQAREKTRWLNSPNSYMKVNVAAVDERTRTMWMKSEEGGNSSGTPIRIEDPNQFVPMNTNPSEVLERRNRIREQNRFDMMTSGPRSHHLAGIPLDEPRMDQPVHVKPYVASEDDQMVPLPPNPFSQLSEKEMDEYTMNVEKRQLGLSDDEHDLTSNDASTLSQSLSQTQSPQITPAKEENHTMQNGKDGGDHEVNDELSKRVSQLTTSVESIEVKVRTGEKIEDSALSPESSPSKSPNKKKKKFRTPSFLKKNKKKEKMEA encoded by the exons ATGAGCGCAGGAGGCCATCACGCCGTGGTGACCACCCCTCCCACGCCCAGCGGCGGTGGAGGACCCGGTGGTCCTAAGGAAAGATACTTTGACCGCATCGACCCCAACGACCCCGAGTacctgagagagaggaacatgtcACCTGACCTCAGACAGGACTTCAATATGATGGAACAGAAGAAGAGAGTCACACAGATACTACAGAGTCCT GCCTTTAAGGATGAGTTGGAGGGGCTGATTGAGGAGCAGAAGAAGAAAGGCAACAACCCCACTGGTCTCCTGGCCCTCCGACAGATCGCTGACTTCTTCATGTCTTCATCCGTGGCTGGCTTCAGCACCTCACCCCTAA GCCTTGGAATGGTCACTCCCATCAACGACATGTATGGAGTGGAGTCTACCACTCTGGTGAAGGGGGAGAAGCACACACGCTGCAAGCTGGCCAGCCTCTACAGACTGGTGGACCTGTTCAGCTGGGCACACTTTGCCAGCTCCTACATCACA GTCCGAGTCAGCAAAGAGCAGGACCACATCCTCATCATCCCCAGAGGACTGTCATTCGCTGAGGCGTCCGCATCCAACCTG gTAAAGCTGAACATCATCGGGGATGTGATTGACCAGGGCTCCACCAACCTCAGGGTTGACCCGTCAGGCTTCAGCCCCCACGCTGCCATCTACTCCATCAGGCCAGACGCTCGCTGCTGCGTCCACGTGCACACTCCTGCCACCGCCGCC GTGTCGTCTATGAAGTGTGGCATCCTGCCCATCTCTCAGGAGGCCTTGATCCTGGGTGACATCGCATACTACAACTACCAGGGTAGCCTTGACGACCAGGAGGAACGCCTGGCGCTGCAGAAGGCCCTCGGACCCTCAGCCAAG GTGCTGGTGCTGAGGAACCATGGAGTGGTGGCTCTGGGGGAAACCATCGAAGAGGCCTTTCATTACATCTACAACGCTCAGTATGCCTGTGAGAtccag gtgaatGCGGTCTCGTGTGCTGGCAGCGTAGACAACCTGATTGTGTTAGATGCTGAGAAGTATAAGTCTCGGACCCATGCGGTGGGCGATGCAGGGTCTGTCAACATGGGAAGCCCACACAAGTGGAAGGTGGGAGAGCTGGAGTTTGAATCTCTCATGAGGATGCTGGATAACCTG GGCTACCGGACTGGCTACGCTTACCGCCACCCCATCGTTCGGGAGAAGCCTCGGCACAAGTCCGACGTGGAGATCCCGGCCACGGTGACGGCGTTCATGTTGGACGAGGAGGAGGGCGCCGCGCGGCTGCCGTTTAAGTTCCTCCAgcagagacaggccagggagaagACACGCTGGCTCAACAGCCCCAACAGTTATATGAAGGTTAACGTGGCGGCCGTGGACGAACGCACCAGGACCATG TGGATGAAGTCTGAGGAAGGTGGCAACAGCAGCGGCACTCCAATCCGGATCGAGGACCCCAATCAGTTTGTCCCTATGAACACCAACCCTAGCGaggtgctggagaggaggaaccGA AtcagagagcagaacagattcGACATGATGACGTCCGGACCTCGCTCTCACCACCTGGCAGGCATCCCATTGGACGAACCTCGAATG GATCAGCCGGTCCATGTGAAG CCCTATGTGGCATCAGAGGATGACCAGATGGTTCCTCTACCTCCTAACCCCTTCAGTCAGCTGTCTGAGAAAGAGATGGACGAATACACGATGAACGTAGAGAAGAGACAGCTGGGGCTGAGTG ATGACGAGCACGACCTAACCTCCAACGACGCTTccactctctctcagtctctgtcccaAACTCAGTCCCCGCAAATAACTCCAGCTAAAGAAG AGAACCACACGATGCAGAACGGCAAGGATGGCGGCGACCATGAGGTGAACGACGAGCTGAGCAAAAGGGTCAGTCAGCTGACCACCAGCGTGGAGAGCATTGAGGTCAAGGTCCGCACCGGCGAGAAGATCGAAGACTCCGCCCTCTCCCCCGAGAGCTCGCCCTCCAAGTCCcccaacaagaagaagaagaagttccgcactccctccttcctcaagaagaacaaaaaaaaagagaaaatggaggcctag
- the add3a gene encoding adducin 3 (gamma) a isoform X4 has protein sequence MSAGGHHAVVTTPPTPSGGGGPGGPKERYFDRIDPNDPEYLRERNMSPDLRQDFNMMEQKKRVTQILQSPAFKDELEGLIEEQKKKGNNPTGLLALRQIADFFMSSSVAGFSTSPLSLGMVTPINDMYGVESTTLVKGEKHTRCKLASLYRLVDLFSWAHFASSYITVRVSKEQDHILIIPRGLSFAEASASNLVKLNIIGDVIDQGSTNLRVDPSGFSPHAAIYSIRPDARCCVHVHTPATAAVSSMKCGILPISQEALILGDIAYYNYQGSLDDQEERLALQKALGPSAKVLVLRNHGVVALGETIEEAFHYIYNAQYACEIQVNAVSCAGSVDNLIVLDAEKYKSRTHAVGDAGSVNMGSPHKWKVGELEFESLMRMLDNLGYRTGYAYRHPIVREKPRHKSDVEIPATVTAFMLDEEEGAARLPFKFLQQRQAREKTRWLNSPNSYMKVNVAAVDERTRTMWMKSEEGGNSSGTPIRIEDPNQFVPMNTNPSEVLERRNRIREQNRFDMMTSGPRSHHLAGIPLDEPRMPYVASEDDQMVPLPPNPFSQLSEKEMDEYTMNVEKRQLGLSENHTMQNGKDGGDHEVNDELSKRVSQLTTSVESIEVKVRTGEKIEDSALSPESSPSKSPNKKKKKFRTPSFLKKNKKKEKMEA, from the exons ATGAGCGCAGGAGGCCATCACGCCGTGGTGACCACCCCTCCCACGCCCAGCGGCGGTGGAGGACCCGGTGGTCCTAAGGAAAGATACTTTGACCGCATCGACCCCAACGACCCCGAGTacctgagagagaggaacatgtcACCTGACCTCAGACAGGACTTCAATATGATGGAACAGAAGAAGAGAGTCACACAGATACTACAGAGTCCT GCCTTTAAGGATGAGTTGGAGGGGCTGATTGAGGAGCAGAAGAAGAAAGGCAACAACCCCACTGGTCTCCTGGCCCTCCGACAGATCGCTGACTTCTTCATGTCTTCATCCGTGGCTGGCTTCAGCACCTCACCCCTAA GCCTTGGAATGGTCACTCCCATCAACGACATGTATGGAGTGGAGTCTACCACTCTGGTGAAGGGGGAGAAGCACACACGCTGCAAGCTGGCCAGCCTCTACAGACTGGTGGACCTGTTCAGCTGGGCACACTTTGCCAGCTCCTACATCACA GTCCGAGTCAGCAAAGAGCAGGACCACATCCTCATCATCCCCAGAGGACTGTCATTCGCTGAGGCGTCCGCATCCAACCTG gTAAAGCTGAACATCATCGGGGATGTGATTGACCAGGGCTCCACCAACCTCAGGGTTGACCCGTCAGGCTTCAGCCCCCACGCTGCCATCTACTCCATCAGGCCAGACGCTCGCTGCTGCGTCCACGTGCACACTCCTGCCACCGCCGCC GTGTCGTCTATGAAGTGTGGCATCCTGCCCATCTCTCAGGAGGCCTTGATCCTGGGTGACATCGCATACTACAACTACCAGGGTAGCCTTGACGACCAGGAGGAACGCCTGGCGCTGCAGAAGGCCCTCGGACCCTCAGCCAAG GTGCTGGTGCTGAGGAACCATGGAGTGGTGGCTCTGGGGGAAACCATCGAAGAGGCCTTTCATTACATCTACAACGCTCAGTATGCCTGTGAGAtccag gtgaatGCGGTCTCGTGTGCTGGCAGCGTAGACAACCTGATTGTGTTAGATGCTGAGAAGTATAAGTCTCGGACCCATGCGGTGGGCGATGCAGGGTCTGTCAACATGGGAAGCCCACACAAGTGGAAGGTGGGAGAGCTGGAGTTTGAATCTCTCATGAGGATGCTGGATAACCTG GGCTACCGGACTGGCTACGCTTACCGCCACCCCATCGTTCGGGAGAAGCCTCGGCACAAGTCCGACGTGGAGATCCCGGCCACGGTGACGGCGTTCATGTTGGACGAGGAGGAGGGCGCCGCGCGGCTGCCGTTTAAGTTCCTCCAgcagagacaggccagggagaagACACGCTGGCTCAACAGCCCCAACAGTTATATGAAGGTTAACGTGGCGGCCGTGGACGAACGCACCAGGACCATG TGGATGAAGTCTGAGGAAGGTGGCAACAGCAGCGGCACTCCAATCCGGATCGAGGACCCCAATCAGTTTGTCCCTATGAACACCAACCCTAGCGaggtgctggagaggaggaaccGA AtcagagagcagaacagattcGACATGATGACGTCCGGACCTCGCTCTCACCACCTGGCAGGCATCCCATTGGACGAACCTCGAATG CCCTATGTGGCATCAGAGGATGACCAGATGGTTCCTCTACCTCCTAACCCCTTCAGTCAGCTGTCTGAGAAAGAGATGGACGAATACACGATGAACGTAGAGAAGAGACAGCTGGGGCTGAGTG AGAACCACACGATGCAGAACGGCAAGGATGGCGGCGACCATGAGGTGAACGACGAGCTGAGCAAAAGGGTCAGTCAGCTGACCACCAGCGTGGAGAGCATTGAGGTCAAGGTCCGCACCGGCGAGAAGATCGAAGACTCCGCCCTCTCCCCCGAGAGCTCGCCCTCCAAGTCCcccaacaagaagaagaagaagttccgcactccctccttcctcaagaagaacaaaaaaaaagagaaaatggaggcctag
- the add3a gene encoding adducin 3 (gamma) a isoform X2, with protein sequence MSAGGHHAVVTTPPTPSGGGGPGGPKERYFDRIDPNDPEYLRERNMSPDLRQDFNMMEQKKRVTQILQSPAFKDELEGLIEEQKKKGNNPTGLLALRQIADFFMSSSVAGFSTSPLSLGMVTPINDMYGVESTTLVKGEKHTRCKLASLYRLVDLFSWAHFASSYITVRVSKEQDHILIIPRGLSFAEASASNLVKLNIIGDVIDQGSTNLRVDPSGFSPHAAIYSIRPDARCCVHVHTPATAAVSSMKCGILPISQEALILGDIAYYNYQGSLDDQEERLALQKALGPSAKVLVLRNHGVVALGETIEEAFHYIYNAQYACEIQVNAVSCAGSVDNLIVLDAEKYKSRTHAVGDAGSVNMGSPHKWKVGELEFESLMRMLDNLGYRTGYAYRHPIVREKPRHKSDVEIPATVTAFMLDEEEGAARLPFKFLQQRQAREKTRWLNSPNSYMKVNVAAVDERTRTMWMKSEEGGNSSGTPIRIEDPNQFVPMNTNPSEVLERRNRIREQNRFDMMTSGPRSHHLAGIPLDEPRMPYVASEDDQMVPLPPNPFSQLSEKEMDEYTMNVEKRQLGLSDDEHDLTSNDASTLSQSLSQTQSPQITPAKEENHTMQNGKDGGDHEVNDELSKRVSQLTTSVESIEVKVRTGEKIEDSALSPESSPSKSPNKKKKKFRTPSFLKKNKKKEKMEA encoded by the exons ATGAGCGCAGGAGGCCATCACGCCGTGGTGACCACCCCTCCCACGCCCAGCGGCGGTGGAGGACCCGGTGGTCCTAAGGAAAGATACTTTGACCGCATCGACCCCAACGACCCCGAGTacctgagagagaggaacatgtcACCTGACCTCAGACAGGACTTCAATATGATGGAACAGAAGAAGAGAGTCACACAGATACTACAGAGTCCT GCCTTTAAGGATGAGTTGGAGGGGCTGATTGAGGAGCAGAAGAAGAAAGGCAACAACCCCACTGGTCTCCTGGCCCTCCGACAGATCGCTGACTTCTTCATGTCTTCATCCGTGGCTGGCTTCAGCACCTCACCCCTAA GCCTTGGAATGGTCACTCCCATCAACGACATGTATGGAGTGGAGTCTACCACTCTGGTGAAGGGGGAGAAGCACACACGCTGCAAGCTGGCCAGCCTCTACAGACTGGTGGACCTGTTCAGCTGGGCACACTTTGCCAGCTCCTACATCACA GTCCGAGTCAGCAAAGAGCAGGACCACATCCTCATCATCCCCAGAGGACTGTCATTCGCTGAGGCGTCCGCATCCAACCTG gTAAAGCTGAACATCATCGGGGATGTGATTGACCAGGGCTCCACCAACCTCAGGGTTGACCCGTCAGGCTTCAGCCCCCACGCTGCCATCTACTCCATCAGGCCAGACGCTCGCTGCTGCGTCCACGTGCACACTCCTGCCACCGCCGCC GTGTCGTCTATGAAGTGTGGCATCCTGCCCATCTCTCAGGAGGCCTTGATCCTGGGTGACATCGCATACTACAACTACCAGGGTAGCCTTGACGACCAGGAGGAACGCCTGGCGCTGCAGAAGGCCCTCGGACCCTCAGCCAAG GTGCTGGTGCTGAGGAACCATGGAGTGGTGGCTCTGGGGGAAACCATCGAAGAGGCCTTTCATTACATCTACAACGCTCAGTATGCCTGTGAGAtccag gtgaatGCGGTCTCGTGTGCTGGCAGCGTAGACAACCTGATTGTGTTAGATGCTGAGAAGTATAAGTCTCGGACCCATGCGGTGGGCGATGCAGGGTCTGTCAACATGGGAAGCCCACACAAGTGGAAGGTGGGAGAGCTGGAGTTTGAATCTCTCATGAGGATGCTGGATAACCTG GGCTACCGGACTGGCTACGCTTACCGCCACCCCATCGTTCGGGAGAAGCCTCGGCACAAGTCCGACGTGGAGATCCCGGCCACGGTGACGGCGTTCATGTTGGACGAGGAGGAGGGCGCCGCGCGGCTGCCGTTTAAGTTCCTCCAgcagagacaggccagggagaagACACGCTGGCTCAACAGCCCCAACAGTTATATGAAGGTTAACGTGGCGGCCGTGGACGAACGCACCAGGACCATG TGGATGAAGTCTGAGGAAGGTGGCAACAGCAGCGGCACTCCAATCCGGATCGAGGACCCCAATCAGTTTGTCCCTATGAACACCAACCCTAGCGaggtgctggagaggaggaaccGA AtcagagagcagaacagattcGACATGATGACGTCCGGACCTCGCTCTCACCACCTGGCAGGCATCCCATTGGACGAACCTCGAATG CCCTATGTGGCATCAGAGGATGACCAGATGGTTCCTCTACCTCCTAACCCCTTCAGTCAGCTGTCTGAGAAAGAGATGGACGAATACACGATGAACGTAGAGAAGAGACAGCTGGGGCTGAGTG ATGACGAGCACGACCTAACCTCCAACGACGCTTccactctctctcagtctctgtcccaAACTCAGTCCCCGCAAATAACTCCAGCTAAAGAAG AGAACCACACGATGCAGAACGGCAAGGATGGCGGCGACCATGAGGTGAACGACGAGCTGAGCAAAAGGGTCAGTCAGCTGACCACCAGCGTGGAGAGCATTGAGGTCAAGGTCCGCACCGGCGAGAAGATCGAAGACTCCGCCCTCTCCCCCGAGAGCTCGCCCTCCAAGTCCcccaacaagaagaagaagaagttccgcactccctccttcctcaagaagaacaaaaaaaaagagaaaatggaggcctag
- the add3a gene encoding adducin 3 (gamma) a isoform X3, giving the protein MSAGGHHAVVTTPPTPSGGGGPGGPKERYFDRIDPNDPEYLRERNMSPDLRQDFNMMEQKKRVTQILQSPAFKDELEGLIEEQKKKGNNPTGLLALRQIADFFMSSSVAGFSTSPLSLGMVTPINDMYGVESTTLVKGEKHTRCKLASLYRLVDLFSWAHFASSYITVRVSKEQDHILIIPRGLSFAEASASNLVKLNIIGDVIDQGSTNLRVDPSGFSPHAAIYSIRPDARCCVHVHTPATAAVSSMKCGILPISQEALILGDIAYYNYQGSLDDQEERLALQKALGPSAKVLVLRNHGVVALGETIEEAFHYIYNAQYACEIQVNAVSCAGSVDNLIVLDAEKYKSRTHAVGDAGSVNMGSPHKWKVGELEFESLMRMLDNLGYRTGYAYRHPIVREKPRHKSDVEIPATVTAFMLDEEEGAARLPFKFLQQRQAREKTRWLNSPNSYMKVNVAAVDERTRTMWMKSEEGGNSSGTPIRIEDPNQFVPMNTNPSEVLERRNRIREQNRFDMMTSGPRSHHLAGIPLDEPRMDQPVHVKPYVASEDDQMVPLPPNPFSQLSEKEMDEYTMNVEKRQLGLSENHTMQNGKDGGDHEVNDELSKRVSQLTTSVESIEVKVRTGEKIEDSALSPESSPSKSPNKKKKKFRTPSFLKKNKKKEKMEA; this is encoded by the exons ATGAGCGCAGGAGGCCATCACGCCGTGGTGACCACCCCTCCCACGCCCAGCGGCGGTGGAGGACCCGGTGGTCCTAAGGAAAGATACTTTGACCGCATCGACCCCAACGACCCCGAGTacctgagagagaggaacatgtcACCTGACCTCAGACAGGACTTCAATATGATGGAACAGAAGAAGAGAGTCACACAGATACTACAGAGTCCT GCCTTTAAGGATGAGTTGGAGGGGCTGATTGAGGAGCAGAAGAAGAAAGGCAACAACCCCACTGGTCTCCTGGCCCTCCGACAGATCGCTGACTTCTTCATGTCTTCATCCGTGGCTGGCTTCAGCACCTCACCCCTAA GCCTTGGAATGGTCACTCCCATCAACGACATGTATGGAGTGGAGTCTACCACTCTGGTGAAGGGGGAGAAGCACACACGCTGCAAGCTGGCCAGCCTCTACAGACTGGTGGACCTGTTCAGCTGGGCACACTTTGCCAGCTCCTACATCACA GTCCGAGTCAGCAAAGAGCAGGACCACATCCTCATCATCCCCAGAGGACTGTCATTCGCTGAGGCGTCCGCATCCAACCTG gTAAAGCTGAACATCATCGGGGATGTGATTGACCAGGGCTCCACCAACCTCAGGGTTGACCCGTCAGGCTTCAGCCCCCACGCTGCCATCTACTCCATCAGGCCAGACGCTCGCTGCTGCGTCCACGTGCACACTCCTGCCACCGCCGCC GTGTCGTCTATGAAGTGTGGCATCCTGCCCATCTCTCAGGAGGCCTTGATCCTGGGTGACATCGCATACTACAACTACCAGGGTAGCCTTGACGACCAGGAGGAACGCCTGGCGCTGCAGAAGGCCCTCGGACCCTCAGCCAAG GTGCTGGTGCTGAGGAACCATGGAGTGGTGGCTCTGGGGGAAACCATCGAAGAGGCCTTTCATTACATCTACAACGCTCAGTATGCCTGTGAGAtccag gtgaatGCGGTCTCGTGTGCTGGCAGCGTAGACAACCTGATTGTGTTAGATGCTGAGAAGTATAAGTCTCGGACCCATGCGGTGGGCGATGCAGGGTCTGTCAACATGGGAAGCCCACACAAGTGGAAGGTGGGAGAGCTGGAGTTTGAATCTCTCATGAGGATGCTGGATAACCTG GGCTACCGGACTGGCTACGCTTACCGCCACCCCATCGTTCGGGAGAAGCCTCGGCACAAGTCCGACGTGGAGATCCCGGCCACGGTGACGGCGTTCATGTTGGACGAGGAGGAGGGCGCCGCGCGGCTGCCGTTTAAGTTCCTCCAgcagagacaggccagggagaagACACGCTGGCTCAACAGCCCCAACAGTTATATGAAGGTTAACGTGGCGGCCGTGGACGAACGCACCAGGACCATG TGGATGAAGTCTGAGGAAGGTGGCAACAGCAGCGGCACTCCAATCCGGATCGAGGACCCCAATCAGTTTGTCCCTATGAACACCAACCCTAGCGaggtgctggagaggaggaaccGA AtcagagagcagaacagattcGACATGATGACGTCCGGACCTCGCTCTCACCACCTGGCAGGCATCCCATTGGACGAACCTCGAATG GATCAGCCGGTCCATGTGAAG CCCTATGTGGCATCAGAGGATGACCAGATGGTTCCTCTACCTCCTAACCCCTTCAGTCAGCTGTCTGAGAAAGAGATGGACGAATACACGATGAACGTAGAGAAGAGACAGCTGGGGCTGAGTG AGAACCACACGATGCAGAACGGCAAGGATGGCGGCGACCATGAGGTGAACGACGAGCTGAGCAAAAGGGTCAGTCAGCTGACCACCAGCGTGGAGAGCATTGAGGTCAAGGTCCGCACCGGCGAGAAGATCGAAGACTCCGCCCTCTCCCCCGAGAGCTCGCCCTCCAAGTCCcccaacaagaagaagaagaagttccgcactccctccttcctcaagaagaacaaaaaaaaagagaaaatggaggcctag